The following proteins come from a genomic window of bacterium:
- a CDS encoding NifB/NifX family molybdenum-iron cluster-binding protein, producing the protein MAISTDGDFVSAHFGRCPIFTIVEIKDGKIGRKETVKNPGHEPGYIPNFLHQKGVNCIVCGGMGMRAAGFFNELAIQTIVGISGKVDDVIKALEKGTLKGGESLCKPGAGKGYGVEKTICDHPHEENDEH; encoded by the coding sequence GTGGCGATTTCAACCGATGGTGATTTTGTATCGGCTCATTTCGGGCGTTGTCCGATATTTACAATTGTTGAGATAAAAGACGGTAAAATAGGGCGAAAAGAGACGGTTAAAAACCCCGGGCATGAGCCGGGATATATCCCGAATTTTCTGCATCAAAAAGGCGTCAACTGTATTGTCTGCGGCGGAATGGGCATGAGGGCCGCGGGATTTTTCAATGAACTGGCTATACAGACGATTGTGGGTATAAGCGGTAAAGTGGATGATGTCATTAAAGCCCTGGAAAAAGGGACATTGAAAGGCGGGGAAAGCCTTTGCAAGCCGGGAGCGGGAAAAGGTTACGGTGTGGAAAAAACAATATGCGACCATCCGCATGAAGAAAATGATGAGCATTAA
- a CDS encoding PTS sugar transporter subunit IIA, which translates to MINLQKYIFPELIVTGIDAGTKEEAIKLLTEKTFAFRADCAGTASKDTAYKELLEREKLQTTGLGEGMAFPHARIKGWGQFVMALGITKKAIDFSSLDKKPVHFICVMISSQDDHYIILQAMSAIMRFMRDTGNIKTLFGNSNSEEIAASLINYNLETGKSILARDILRPVKASVTLNTTVEETTRIMHLNHLDILPVVDEHNNFCGHISCFDIFTYGIPDFFTQLHTVSFVKHIDPFEKYFKIKKDLKVESIVNKNCTTVSEDATLLEIVFQLAVKNNQKLFVVKHGKLEGEIDRFSIIDKVLFF; encoded by the coding sequence ATGATTAATCTGCAAAAATATATTTTCCCGGAATTGATTGTAACCGGTATAGACGCCGGGACAAAAGAAGAAGCCATAAAACTGCTTACGGAAAAAACTTTTGCATTCAGGGCTGATTGCGCCGGAACGGCTTCGAAAGATACGGCGTATAAAGAGCTTCTGGAGCGCGAGAAGCTCCAGACCACCGGCTTGGGAGAAGGGATGGCCTTTCCCCACGCCCGCATAAAAGGATGGGGACAATTTGTAATGGCGTTAGGCATAACAAAAAAAGCGATAGATTTTTCCAGTCTTGACAAAAAACCCGTTCATTTTATATGTGTAATGATATCTTCCCAGGACGACCATTACATAATTCTCCAGGCAATGTCAGCTATAATGCGTTTTATGAGAGATACCGGGAACATAAAAACTTTGTTCGGCAATTCGAACAGCGAAGAAATAGCCGCTTCACTGATAAACTATAACCTCGAAACCGGTAAAAGTATCCTGGCCCGGGATATTCTCAGGCCTGTCAAAGCTTCGGTAACTTTAAATACAACCGTTGAAGAAACAACCCGGATAATGCATTTAAACCATCTGGATATCCTGCCTGTCGTGGACGAACACAACAATTTTTGCGGGCATATTTCATGTTTCGATATCTTTACCTACGGAATCCCCGATTTTTTCACACAGCTGCATACAGTCTCATTTGTAAAACACATAGACCCCTTTGAAAAATATTTCAAGATAAAGAAAGACCTTAAAGTCGAATCTATCGTAAACAAAAATTGCACGACTGTTTCGGAAGACGCGACTTTGCTTGAAATAGTTTTCCAGCTTGCGGTAAAAAACAACCAGAAACTTTTTGTAGTGAAACACGGGAAACTCGAAGGCGAAATAGACCGTTTCAGCATTATAGACAAAGTCTTGTTTTTCTAA
- a CDS encoding NifB/NifX family molybdenum-iron cluster-binding protein, producing the protein MCSDKKSGSGAKICVTSSGSDLDSTVDPRFGRCGYFIIVDTGNLEFEAIQNPNIDSMGGAGIQSGQLIAGTGVKTVITGNVGPNAFQTLQAAGVEIVTGASGTVREAVEKYKKGGFSSTQAPSVKSKFGMK; encoded by the coding sequence ATGTGCAGTGACAAAAAATCAGGTTCAGGCGCAAAAATATGCGTTACTTCTTCGGGAAGCGATTTAGACTCAACGGTGGATCCGCGTTTCGGCAGATGCGGATATTTTATTATTGTTGATACGGGAAACCTTGAGTTCGAGGCGATTCAAAACCCTAATATTGATTCAATGGGCGGGGCGGGAATACAGTCAGGCCAGCTCATTGCGGGAACAGGCGTAAAAACCGTCATTACGGGAAATGTGGGGCCTAACGCCTTTCAGACACTTCAGGCGGCCGGCGTGGAAATAGTCACGGGAGCTTCCGGAACTGTCAGGGAAGCGGTTGAAAAATATAAAAAAGGCGGATTCAGCTCTACACAAGCTCCGAGTGTAAAATCAAAGTTTGGAATGAAATAG
- a CDS encoding MBL fold metallo-hydrolase — MKIKVLFDKTTEHKNLRVGWGLSFLIDETVLFDTGENGSWLMKNMKLLNADIEKLKAVVISHDHWDHTGGLWGVLKKRKKLPVYACPDFSAEFKAKVKKLGGKLNETGDFTEISENIFVTGEIAGEYKGEYMPEQALVLKTENGISVVTGCAHPGVVKMVKKAKGFFPKENIYAVLGGFHLMNKDKAFIESIAENFRKIKVKKAGPTHCSGKSAEDIFKREYKADFISLKTGQILEV, encoded by the coding sequence ATGAAAATAAAGGTTCTTTTTGATAAAACCACTGAACATAAAAACCTGCGTGTCGGCTGGGGGCTTTCCTTTTTAATCGACGAAACGGTATTGTTTGATACCGGGGAAAACGGTTCCTGGCTTATGAAAAATATGAAGCTCCTGAACGCAGATATTGAAAAATTAAAGGCTGTGGTAATTTCTCATGACCACTGGGACCATACGGGCGGGTTGTGGGGAGTATTGAAGAAAAGAAAAAAACTTCCGGTTTACGCGTGCCCTGATTTTAGCGCTGAATTCAAGGCCAAAGTCAAAAAACTCGGCGGCAAACTTAATGAGACAGGAGATTTTACCGAAATATCAGAAAATATTTTTGTTACGGGAGAGATCGCGGGCGAATATAAAGGGGAATATATGCCCGAGCAGGCTCTGGTTCTGAAAACAGAAAACGGTATCTCCGTTGTTACCGGCTGCGCCCATCCGGGTGTTGTCAAGATGGTCAAAAAAGCAAAAGGATTTTTCCCGAAAGAAAATATATACGCGGTTTTGGGCGGATTTCACCTTATGAATAAGGACAAGGCTTTTATTGAGTCTATTGCCGAAAATTTCAGAAAAATAAAAGTAAAGAAAGCCGGGCCGACACATTGCAGCGGGAAATCGGCGGAAGATATATTTAAACGGGAATACAAAGCCGATTTCATTTCCCTGAAGACGGGACAAATTTTAGAGGTATAA
- the nuoB gene encoding NADH-quinone oxidoreductase subunit NuoB, with amino-acid sequence MLKEISARIKQGYKTSKFPEEKPVLPDRFRGYPVIDNSKFENNRESSDDICPTGSLSCKKGCSIDLAKCIFCGACESAYPKGAISFSNDHSLAASRKEDLLVTGNRPSRATVTQYEKCKAFGKSLKLRQVSAGGCNACELDTNVLTTLFFDLSRFGIQFVASPRHADGLLVTGPVTKNMEYALKKTYDAIPEPKLVIAVGACALSGGIYRDHPETCDGVDNIIPVDLYIPGCPPHPFTILDGLLRLLGKNIDPSKKNKGQG; translated from the coding sequence ATGTTAAAAGAAATTTCAGCCCGTATAAAACAGGGTTATAAAACATCAAAGTTCCCTGAAGAAAAACCAGTATTGCCGGACCGGTTCAGGGGATATCCGGTTATTGACAATTCAAAATTTGAAAATAACCGCGAATCTTCTGATGATATTTGCCCGACAGGTTCCTTATCCTGCAAAAAGGGTTGTTCCATTGACCTTGCAAAATGCATCTTTTGCGGAGCGTGTGAATCCGCCTATCCGAAGGGAGCCATTTCTTTCTCAAATGACCACAGCCTTGCCGCGTCAAGGAAAGAGGATTTATTGGTAACCGGCAACCGGCCGTCACGCGCTACCGTCACGCAATATGAAAAATGCAAGGCTTTCGGCAAATCTCTCAAGCTTCGGCAGGTAAGCGCGGGCGGATGCAACGCATGCGAACTGGATACGAATGTTTTGACAACTCTGTTTTTTGATCTATCACGATTCGGCATTCAGTTTGTAGCGTCGCCGCGCCATGCCGACGGCCTGCTCGTAACAGGGCCCGTCACAAAAAATATGGAATACGCTTTAAAGAAAACATACGATGCCATACCCGAACCTAAATTAGTAATCGCCGTGGGGGCTTGCGCATTATCAGGAGGAATATACCGGGATCACCCGGAAACCTGCGACGGAGTTGATAATATCATCCCCGTTGACCTGTATATCCCGGGATGCCCGCCGCATCCATTCACAATTTTAGACGGGCTTCTCCGTTTGCTGGGTAAAAATATCGACCCGTCAAAAAAAAATAAGGGGCAGGGATAG
- a CDS encoding 4Fe-4S binding protein has translation MKQIVIISGKGGTGKTVITGAFAALAENKVMADCDVDAADLHLLLKPDIKERNEFRSGKTAVIDAEKCVKCGKCVKLCRFNAIAENFVVDPVSCEGCAFCSFACPAGAIRMEENISGEWFISETRFGPMVHARLGIAEENSGKLVSLVRQQAKELAEKNNSDWVIVDGAPGIGCPVIASISGVDCAIVVTEPTLSGLHDADRVIKAAKYFGVTVKLIVNKYDLNTDMTGKIEEYCKSGGIGLVGKIPFDESVVKAMVKGKTIIEHSENSPAGKEIAAAWNFMRKKLEEKI, from the coding sequence ATGAAACAGATTGTTATTATCAGCGGAAAAGGCGGCACGGGAAAAACGGTTATTACCGGCGCGTTTGCCGCGTTGGCGGAAAATAAGGTTATGGCTGACTGCGATGTTGACGCTGCCGACCTGCATCTTCTGCTGAAACCGGATATCAAAGAGAGAAATGAATTCAGAAGCGGCAAAACTGCCGTTATTGACGCTGAAAAATGCGTTAAGTGCGGCAAATGCGTGAAATTATGCCGGTTTAACGCGATAGCAGAAAATTTTGTTGTTGACCCTGTTTCCTGCGAAGGATGCGCTTTCTGCAGCTTTGCCTGTCCGGCCGGCGCTATAAGGATGGAGGAAAATATTTCGGGCGAATGGTTTATTTCCGAAACGCGCTTTGGCCCCATGGTGCATGCCAGGCTCGGGATAGCGGAAGAAAATTCGGGAAAACTTGTTTCGCTGGTAAGGCAGCAGGCGAAAGAACTGGCGGAAAAAAACAATTCCGATTGGGTTATTGTGGACGGAGCGCCCGGGATAGGCTGTCCCGTAATCGCTTCAATCTCCGGAGTGGACTGCGCTATAGTTGTGACAGAGCCTACACTTTCGGGATTGCATGATGCCGACAGAGTTATAAAAGCGGCGAAATACTTCGGGGTGACTGTTAAATTGATAGTAAATAAATACGACCTTAATACCGATATGACGGGAAAAATAGAGGAATACTGCAAATCAGGGGGCATCGGTCTGGTCGGAAAAATCCCATTTGACGAATCTGTTGTGAAAGCCATGGTTAAGGGGAAAACGATAATAGAACATTCAGAAAACAGCCCGGCGGGAAAAGAAATTGCCGCCGCATGGAATTTTATGCGGAAAAAATTGGAGGAAAAAATATGA
- a CDS encoding ATP-binding protein has protein sequence MIISVASGKGGTGKTTVAVNLALSINDNVQFLDCDAEEPNAHIFLKPEIKKTAKVFIPVPKIDEAKCAYCGRCREVCVYNAIAVIPPSAGRKGKTLFFPNLCHGCGSCSYFCPEGAIKEVNREIGEIETGYAGSIEFAHGRLNIGEAMAPPVIREIKKHIKTECTVIIDAPPGTSCPVVETLKRSDYCVLVTEPTPFGLNDLMLAVEVLRKLKIPFGVVINRADLGDEKTDLYCDKENIPILMRIPFKKEIAMAYSKGEPIVMAFPEYKKEFIKLYEDIAGQVQ, from the coding sequence ATGATTATTTCAGTTGCGAGCGGTAAAGGCGGGACGGGAAAAACTACGGTGGCGGTAAACCTCGCGCTTTCCATAAATGATAATGTGCAGTTTCTGGATTGCGACGCCGAAGAACCGAATGCCCATATTTTTTTAAAACCCGAAATAAAGAAAACCGCAAAAGTTTTTATTCCCGTTCCGAAAATTGATGAGGCAAAATGCGCTTACTGCGGCCGCTGCCGCGAGGTTTGCGTGTATAACGCGATAGCCGTAATACCGCCTTCAGCGGGCAGGAAGGGCAAAACGCTGTTTTTCCCGAATCTCTGTCACGGGTGCGGAAGCTGTTCCTACTTCTGTCCGGAAGGAGCGATAAAGGAAGTAAACAGGGAAATAGGAGAAATCGAAACGGGGTATGCCGGTTCAATAGAGTTTGCGCATGGCCGCCTTAATATAGGAGAAGCAATGGCGCCTCCGGTGATAAGAGAAATCAAAAAACATATTAAAACCGAATGCACGGTGATTATTGACGCGCCTCCGGGGACATCATGTCCCGTAGTTGAAACATTGAAAAGGAGCGACTACTGTGTGCTTGTAACCGAGCCGACACCGTTTGGATTAAACGATCTAATGCTTGCTGTTGAGGTTTTGAGAAAACTTAAAATTCCATTTGGAGTTGTAATTAACCGCGCGGATTTAGGCGATGAAAAAACAGATTTGTATTGTGACAAGGAAAATATCCCGATCCTTATGCGGATACCTTTTAAAAAAGAGATAGCGATGGCTTATTCAAAAGGGGAGCCTATTGTTATGGCTTTCCCGGAGTATAAAAAAGAGTTTATCAAATTATATGAAGATATTGCTGGACAGGTGCAATGA
- a CDS encoding alpha/beta hydrolase, protein MKYSKYIFIAVSACALLICASCSSVNSRIKQADTIASKASLRKEPVAGKNFRLITFRKITDSKAALHVYIEGDGRAYVNRAMASHNPTPGNPVGLKLASIDPSPNILYIARPYQYYESSESFAYQSKYWTTARYSDKVAGDINEVITQVKNKSNIRDIILIGYSGGGALAALIAAGRNDVTLLVTVAGNLDTDFHTSLHNVSPLEESLNPADFPDKLKNVKQIHFVGGRDTVVPPSVAESYRKKIAPQPENFRIIEIKENTHGRGWEKDWRNTVNKYFNS, encoded by the coding sequence GTGAAATACAGCAAATATATTTTTATTGCCGTTTCCGCCTGCGCGCTTTTAATATGCGCGTCCTGCTCTTCGGTAAACAGCCGTATAAAACAAGCCGATACCATAGCCTCAAAAGCTTCTCTGCGGAAAGAACCTGTCGCGGGGAAAAATTTCCGCCTTATAACTTTCCGGAAAATAACGGATTCCAAAGCCGCCCTGCATGTTTATATTGAAGGGGACGGAAGGGCGTATGTAAATCGCGCAATGGCATCGCACAATCCCACGCCGGGAAACCCGGTAGGACTAAAACTGGCTTCAATCGACCCGTCTCCGAATATCTTATACATCGCAAGGCCTTATCAATATTATGAATCGTCTGAATCATTTGCATACCAGTCAAAATACTGGACTACTGCCAGATACTCGGATAAAGTAGCGGGCGATATAAATGAAGTAATCACACAGGTAAAAAACAAAAGTAATATCAGGGACATAATTTTAATCGGTTATTCAGGCGGCGGCGCTCTGGCGGCATTGATCGCCGCCGGAAGAAATGATGTTACCCTGCTCGTCACTGTCGCGGGAAACCTGGACACCGACTTTCATACAAGCCTGCATAATGTTTCCCCGCTTGAAGAGTCTTTGAACCCGGCGGATTTCCCGGACAAACTTAAAAATGTCAAACAGATACATTTTGTGGGAGGAAGGGATACGGTTGTGCCTCCTTCTGTTGCCGAAAGTTACCGGAAAAAAATCGCCCCGCAGCCTGAAAATTTCCGCATCATCGAGATTAAGGAAAACACTCACGGCAGGGGTTGGGAAAAGGATTGGCGCAACACGGTTAATAAATATTTTAATTCTTGA
- a CDS encoding hydrogenase, which translates to MKNEIIVSNCSPVNLENISGVPIGEFQDKLLKLCGQAWRIVNYFAVPDKKQSVNLFAVLAHDANGKLNILSSEKIEKDFPSLTPDCIQAHLFEREIAEKWNIIPENHPWLKPVRLHRPQNPTVFLQAQSEEIHEVAVGPVHAGIIEPGHFRFQCSGEKVLNLEISLGYQHRGIEKALIGGPDLKTIHYIETSAGDTTIGHTLAYVQAVEAFADCSVSARAQTLRGIMLELERLANHTGDLGALANDIGYLPTASYCGRIRGDFLNLTALICGNRFGRNMICPGGVRFDLDKRIIGEFLKRLEKIFADLTNAVELLWNTPSVMDRFEGAGKISRETGEKLGLVGIPARACGIMRDIRFDFPSGIYRLAQLPVSTYNTGDVFARAYTRWLEIQKSVEFINNQCKSLPAGETKISCGSLVHDTMVVSLTEGWRGEICHTAITDEKGSFKCYKIVDPSFHNWTGLEMALRNEQISNFPLCNKSFNLSYCGHDL; encoded by the coding sequence ATGAAAAATGAAATTATTGTCTCCAACTGCAGTCCGGTAAATTTAGAAAATATATCCGGGGTTCCTATCGGGGAATTTCAGGATAAATTATTAAAACTCTGCGGCCAGGCATGGAGGATAGTCAATTATTTTGCCGTGCCTGACAAAAAACAGTCAGTCAATCTTTTCGCAGTCTTGGCTCATGATGCAAACGGCAAATTAAATATTTTATCCAGCGAGAAAATAGAAAAAGACTTTCCGTCGCTGACGCCTGATTGCATTCAGGCACATTTGTTTGAACGTGAAATAGCCGAGAAATGGAACATTATCCCTGAAAATCATCCATGGTTAAAGCCTGTCCGGCTTCACAGGCCGCAAAACCCAACTGTATTTTTACAGGCTCAGTCGGAAGAAATACATGAAGTGGCTGTAGGTCCGGTTCACGCCGGCATTATTGAGCCGGGCCATTTCCGTTTCCAATGTTCCGGAGAAAAAGTATTGAATCTCGAAATATCGCTCGGATACCAGCACCGCGGAATAGAAAAAGCTCTCATCGGAGGGCCCGACCTCAAAACTATTCATTACATCGAAACATCCGCGGGAGATACAACAATAGGGCATACGTTAGCATACGTCCAGGCTGTAGAAGCTTTTGCTGACTGCAGCGTCAGCGCAAGAGCTCAAACGCTAAGAGGCATTATGCTTGAACTGGAACGCCTCGCAAATCATACCGGCGACCTGGGAGCGCTGGCAAACGATATAGGATACCTGCCTACTGCTTCCTACTGCGGACGTATACGCGGTGATTTCCTGAACTTAACCGCATTAATCTGCGGAAACAGGTTCGGGCGAAATATGATATGTCCCGGCGGCGTCCGGTTCGACCTCGATAAAAGAATTATCGGGGAATTCCTTAAGCGGCTGGAAAAAATATTCGCCGACCTGACTAACGCGGTGGAATTACTGTGGAATACCCCTTCGGTTATGGACCGCTTTGAGGGCGCGGGTAAAATTTCACGGGAAACAGGAGAAAAACTGGGATTGGTGGGAATTCCCGCGCGCGCATGCGGAATAATGCGTGACATACGCTTTGATTTTCCATCCGGCATATACCGCCTCGCCCAATTGCCCGTCTCCACATATAACACCGGTGATGTCTTCGCGAGGGCTTACACCAGATGGCTTGAAATACAAAAGTCAGTCGAGTTTATAAATAACCAGTGTAAATCACTGCCGGCGGGGGAAACAAAAATTTCCTGCGGCTCTTTGGTTCATGACACCATGGTTGTTTCTTTAACTGAAGGGTGGAGGGGAGAAATCTGTCACACAGCCATAACAGACGAAAAGGGTTCTTTCAAGTGTTATAAGATAGTCGACCCTTCTTTCCATAACTGGACAGGTCTGGAGATGGCGCTGAGAAACGAGCAGATATCGAATTTCCCTTTATGCAATAAGAGTTTTAATCTTTCTTATTGCGGCCATGACCTGTAA
- a CDS encoding class I SAM-dependent methyltransferase, with translation MENEILGNHKRYLERKKLYQSYGFDIDKERKFIFDKAGPVSGRILEVGTGKGHFTFVLAREGHRFTSIDVSEEEQRIARLNLQYFYLENLVDFRIADAERLSFKDRSFNIVFSVNTIHHLKNPFRVMDEINRVVDFGGRIILADFNKAGFEVVNKLHAAEGDLHDVSGFSLRDMGGFLSGKGLKIEIIESGFQEILIADKPGV, from the coding sequence TTGGAAAACGAAATTTTGGGAAATCACAAGCGGTACCTGGAGCGCAAAAAGCTTTATCAAAGTTACGGATTTGATATAGATAAAGAGCGTAAATTTATTTTTGACAAAGCCGGCCCTGTATCCGGCCGTATCCTTGAGGTGGGAACCGGGAAAGGGCATTTCACCTTTGTTCTTGCAAGAGAAGGGCACAGGTTTACGAGCATAGATGTGTCCGAAGAGGAACAGAGGATTGCAAGGTTAAACCTTCAATATTTTTATCTGGAAAACCTTGTGGATTTCAGGATTGCGGACGCGGAACGGTTAAGCTTTAAGGATAGAAGTTTTAATATTGTTTTTTCTGTCAATACAATCCATCATCTTAAAAATCCTTTCAGGGTTATGGATGAAATTAACAGGGTTGTTGATTTTGGGGGCAGGATTATTCTGGCCGATTTCAATAAAGCCGGTTTTGAAGTGGTGAACAAACTCCATGCCGCGGAAGGAGATTTACACGATGTATCCGGATTCAGCCTGCGGGATATGGGCGGATTTTTATCCGGAAAAGGATTAAAAATAGAGATAATTGAAAGCGGCTTCCAGGAAATATTGATAGCAGATAAGCCGGGTGTGTAA
- the crcB gene encoding fluoride efflux transporter CrcB, which yields MLRFFYVAIGGALGAVLRYVVSGWSHRIFPGILPWGTLVVNLSGSLIIGVLWAVFEGSIISQNIRLMILVGILGSYTTFSTFSLESFNLFRDGEYGFFFLNIFSNLILSLGCVFAGYILTNYILTTAK from the coding sequence ATGTTAAGGTTTTTTTATGTCGCAATCGGCGGCGCCCTCGGAGCTGTATTGCGTTATGTCGTTTCCGGCTGGTCGCACCGCATCTTCCCGGGTATCCTGCCCTGGGGAACACTGGTTGTCAACCTTTCGGGTTCTCTTATCATCGGGGTTTTATGGGCAGTTTTTGAGGGAAGCATCATATCGCAAAATATCCGTTTGATGATTCTGGTAGGTATTCTCGGCTCTTACACAACATTTTCAACGTTTTCGCTGGAAAGCTTCAATTTATTCCGGGACGGAGAATACGGATTTTTCTTCCTGAACATTTTCTCTAATCTGATTTTAAGCCTTGGATGTGTTTTCGCGGGCTATATTTTAACCAATTATATCTTAACTACCGCAAAATAA
- a CDS encoding DUF190 domain-containing protein, giving the protein MKLPEEGMLLRIFIGESDKHNGKPLYEQIILEARKLGLAGATALRGIMGYGADSKMHTAKVLRLSEDLPVIIEIVDTEENLNKIIPFLDKIVTEGLITMEKVKVIKYRHS; this is encoded by the coding sequence ATGAAACTGCCCGAAGAAGGAATGCTTTTGAGAATTTTTATCGGTGAAAGCGATAAGCACAACGGAAAACCTTTGTATGAACAGATAATCCTGGAGGCGAGAAAACTCGGACTTGCGGGGGCTACCGCTCTCCGCGGTATAATGGGTTACGGCGCGGACAGCAAAATGCACACGGCAAAAGTGCTCAGGCTTTCGGAAGATCTGCCTGTAATAATCGAAATTGTCGACACGGAAGAGAACCTGAATAAAATAATCCCCTTCCTTGACAAGATTGTAACCGAAGGATTAATCACCATGGAAAAGGTGAAAGTCATCAAATACAGGCATTCTTAA
- a CDS encoding ArsB/NhaD family transporter, whose protein sequence is MNTIFAVLIFAVVYIFIASEKLEKTVVTLIGAFLMLSFRLVPFENAIAAIDLNVIFLLVGMMTCIYILSKTGFFEWMAIIVAKHSKGEPIAIMVLFLVITAVFSAFLDNVTTIILLAPVTILIAGILEISPVPFLICEVIASNIGGTATLIGDPPNILIGLQADLTFNDFLINLTPVTIIVFLFFLGTVYFIFRKKIHIPENIKSRVTEAIPHLAIIDRPNMIRALWVLGLIFLGFLTHGITEIEPGIIALGGSMLMMIVCRSEIDSTFMRVEWGVIFFFIGLFIITAGLEYTGAIQMIAQGVINMAGTNMFLLCMIILVGSALISSCLDNIPFVITMIPMVKQLIIYLTAYYGITNAAEIQAQIAQPLWWSLALGACLGGNGTLIGATANVVMAKISDRNKHHISFLTFSKYGFPFMVQSILISAVYLWLKYFFHR, encoded by the coding sequence GTGAATACGATATTCGCTGTGCTTATTTTCGCGGTAGTATACATTTTTATCGCGTCCGAAAAACTTGAAAAAACCGTAGTCACGCTAATCGGCGCTTTTTTAATGCTGTCTTTCCGTCTCGTCCCTTTCGAAAACGCCATCGCGGCAATAGACCTGAACGTAATCTTCCTGCTGGTGGGGATGATGACATGCATTTACATACTGTCAAAGACAGGATTTTTCGAATGGATGGCGATAATCGTGGCAAAACATTCCAAAGGAGAACCCATAGCCATAATGGTTTTATTCCTTGTCATAACCGCGGTTTTTTCCGCGTTTCTGGATAATGTCACCACGATTATCCTGCTGGCTCCCGTGACGATACTGATAGCCGGCATTCTGGAAATATCCCCCGTCCCATTCCTTATATGTGAAGTCATTGCCTCAAACATCGGCGGAACCGCAACTTTAATCGGAGACCCTCCCAACATTCTTATCGGGTTACAGGCCGATTTGACTTTCAATGATTTTCTTATTAACTTAACTCCGGTAACAATCATTGTTTTCCTGTTCTTTCTCGGCACGGTATATTTTATCTTCCGCAAAAAAATCCATATCCCCGAAAACATTAAATCAAGAGTGACCGAAGCTATCCCTCATCTGGCCATAATCGACAGGCCCAATATGATACGGGCCCTGTGGGTATTAGGGCTGATTTTCCTGGGTTTCCTGACTCACGGAATTACTGAGATCGAACCGGGTATCATCGCCCTGGGCGGCAGTATGCTTATGATGATTGTCTGCAGGTCTGAAATAGATTCGACTTTTATGCGTGTTGAATGGGGAGTCATCTTCTTTTTTATCGGACTTTTTATAATAACCGCGGGACTCGAATACACGGGGGCGATTCAAATGATAGCTCAGGGCGTTATAAACATGGCCGGCACGAATATGTTTCTTTTGTGCATGATAATCCTTGTCGGCAGCGCGCTGATATCCTCATGCCTGGATAATATACCCTTCGTCATAACCATGATACCTATGGTCAAACAACTAATTATTTACCTGACGGCTTACTACGGGATAACAAACGCGGCTGAAATACAGGCACAGATAGCCCAGCCGCTATGGTGGTCCCTGGCGCTGGGAGCATGCCTCGGGGGAAACGGGACTTTGATAGGCGCGACTGCAAATGTTGTAATGGCCAAAATCAGCGACAGGAACAAACATCATATAAGTTTTTTAACTTTTTCGAAGTACGGGTTCCCTTTTATGGTCCAGTCAATCCTGATAAGCGCGGTCTATCTCTGGCTTAAATATTTTTTCCATCGATAG
- a CDS encoding DUF5320 domain-containing protein has product MPGFDGTGPLGQGPMTGGGRGFCVLPEGTSRGTAGVRYFGRGFGYGRGFGRGRGRGWGRGFAFGRPGWDSYPYNPYAGLSYPANITPAQEADMLKAEARAMQEEINAINLRLKDIESAQK; this is encoded by the coding sequence ATGCCTGGTTTTGACGGAACAGGGCCATTAGGCCAGGGACCTATGACAGGAGGCGGCAGAGGATTCTGCGTTCTTCCTGAAGGAACTTCCAGAGGGACTGCCGGGGTAAGATATTTCGGCAGGGGCTTCGGTTACGGGCGAGGTTTTGGCAGAGGGAGAGGCCGCGGCTGGGGCAGAGGATTTGCTTTTGGCAGGCCTGGATGGGATTCATATCCTTACAATCCCTATGCCGGCTTATCATATCCTGCTAATATTACGCCCGCTCAGGAGGCAGATATGCTGAAGGCGGAAGCAAGGGCTATGCAGGAAGAAATAAATGCCATAAACCTGCGCCTGAAAGATATAGAATCTGCGCAGAAATAA